A single window of Microbispora hainanensis DNA harbors:
- a CDS encoding alpha-amylase family protein, with translation MTSDLWWKNAVVYCLDIETFADGDGDGIGDFRGAIQRIDHLDRMGVTCIWLMPFFPTPDRDDGYDITDFYRVDPRLGTLGDFVEFMRVARDRGMRVIADLVVNHTSDQHPWFKDARSGRDSRYRDWYIWSDKPEPDDPKGIVFPDQEDSLWEYDEKTEQYYFHRFYRFQPDLNTTNPEVRDEIARILGFWMELGLSGFRVDAVPFLVEQVTDSDELPDPHEFFSCLRAFLSRRDGSAILLGEVNLPYDDLVRYFGNDLGDEITMCFDFITMQRSYLSLARQDAGPLAAALRERPKAPKDSQWATFVRNHDELTLDKLSEAEREEVFAAFGPDKDMQLFGRGLRRRVPTMLGGDLDRIKMVYSLLFSLPGTPVLFYGEEIGMGENLELEGRQAVRTPMQWTPHRNGGFSDADPSKVRIPMPAGDYGPEKVNVSAQERDPGSLLSWITRLIRHYRDCPELAWGEYAVLDTGVDAVFAHRADRDGETVVAVHNLGETEVEVEITLDGLGSSTVLTDLLVDGTVEISGDGRARFPMGRYGCRWFRASTPETAPADSADVS, from the coding sequence ATGACCTCCGATCTGTGGTGGAAGAACGCGGTCGTCTACTGCCTCGACATCGAGACCTTCGCCGACGGCGACGGCGACGGGATCGGTGACTTCAGGGGGGCGATCCAGCGCATCGACCATCTGGACCGGATGGGTGTGACGTGCATCTGGCTCATGCCGTTCTTCCCGACGCCCGACAGGGACGACGGCTACGACATCACCGACTTCTACCGCGTCGATCCCCGCCTCGGCACGCTCGGCGACTTCGTCGAGTTCATGCGGGTGGCCAGGGATCGCGGCATGCGGGTCATCGCCGATCTCGTGGTCAACCACACCTCCGACCAGCATCCCTGGTTCAAGGACGCCCGCTCCGGCCGCGACTCCCGCTATCGGGACTGGTACATCTGGTCGGACAAGCCGGAGCCCGACGATCCCAAGGGCATCGTGTTCCCCGATCAGGAGGACAGCCTCTGGGAGTACGACGAGAAGACCGAGCAGTATTACTTCCACCGCTTCTACCGGTTCCAGCCCGACCTGAACACCACCAACCCCGAGGTGCGGGACGAGATCGCCCGGATCCTCGGCTTCTGGATGGAGCTGGGCCTGTCGGGCTTCCGGGTGGACGCCGTGCCGTTCCTCGTCGAGCAGGTCACCGACAGCGACGAGCTGCCCGACCCGCACGAGTTCTTCTCCTGCCTGCGGGCCTTCCTCAGCCGCCGCGACGGCAGCGCCATCCTCCTCGGCGAGGTCAACCTGCCGTACGACGACCTGGTGCGGTATTTCGGCAACGATCTCGGCGACGAGATCACCATGTGCTTCGACTTCATCACCATGCAGCGGAGCTACCTGTCGCTGGCCCGCCAGGACGCCGGTCCGCTGGCCGCGGCCCTGCGGGAGCGCCCCAAGGCGCCCAAGGACTCCCAGTGGGCGACGTTCGTCCGCAACCACGACGAGCTCACGCTCGACAAGCTGAGCGAGGCCGAGCGTGAGGAGGTCTTCGCGGCCTTCGGCCCGGACAAGGACATGCAGTTGTTCGGCCGGGGCCTGCGCCGGCGCGTGCCGACGATGCTGGGCGGCGACCTCGACCGGATCAAAATGGTCTACAGCCTGCTGTTCTCGCTGCCGGGCACCCCGGTGCTCTTCTACGGTGAGGAGATCGGCATGGGGGAGAACCTGGAGCTGGAGGGCCGCCAGGCCGTCCGCACGCCCATGCAGTGGACCCCGCACCGCAACGGCGGCTTCAGCGACGCCGATCCCTCGAAAGTGCGCATCCCCATGCCCGCCGGGGACTACGGCCCCGAGAAGGTCAACGTCAGCGCGCAGGAGCGCGACCCCGGCTCGCTGCTGTCGTGGATCACCCGGTTGATCCGGCACTACCGCGACTGCCCCGAGCTGGCCTGGGGCGAGTACGCGGTGCTGGACACCGGTGTTGACGCCGTGTTCGCCCACCGGGCCGATCGCGACGGCGAGACGGTCGTGGCCGTGCACAACCTCGGTGAGACCGAGGTCGAGGTGGAGATCACCCTGGACGGGCTCGGCTCGTCCACGGTGCTGACCGACCTGCTGGTGGACGGCACGGTGGAGATCTCCGGCGACGGCCGGGCCCGCTTCCCCATGGGCAGGTACGGCTGCCGCTGGTTCCGCGCCTCCACCCCCGAGACTGCCCCGGCCGATTCCGCCGACGTCTCCTAG
- a CDS encoding cold-shock protein — translation MSEGTVKWFNAEKGFGFIAPDDGTADVFVHYSAINSNGYRTLDQNQRVSYVTVQGNKGPQAEQVTPL, via the coding sequence TTGTCTGAAGGCACTGTCAAGTGGTTCAACGCCGAAAAGGGCTTCGGGTTCATCGCTCCGGACGACGGCACCGCTGACGTGTTCGTTCATTATTCGGCGATCAATTCGAACGGTTATCGGACGCTGGACCAGAACCAGAGAGTCAGCTACGTGACCGTTCAGGGAAACAAGGGACCGCAGGCCGAACAGGTCACGCCGCTCTGA
- a CDS encoding phosphotransferase enzyme family protein, with protein sequence MRTMEPAPLAEEAFGVLREVCASIGVDARGARLLRLRSNAVFKLQGDVAGGELVVRIATAPDALTRLPVVVAVARWLADRGFPTVRPADEIADQPIVHDGRAVTFWRYVPSRGRPTTRQLGRVLRSLHREPLPPVGLRTLTDPLAEVRHAVEHRAEVLTATQRSWLSDRIEELTGRWHDLDTGSPVLLHGDAWIDNLLRCQDGHVVLCDWDGVAVGPRQWDLVHTYHGQRRFGLSAADVDEFARAYGSDLRLWPGYSTLMEVRDMYAVGIHIRNASGDPFSRQELPRRLDSLTRGDGHARWYMAAPA encoded by the coding sequence ATGAGGACGATGGAGCCGGCACCGCTGGCCGAGGAGGCGTTCGGGGTCCTGCGCGAGGTCTGCGCGAGCATCGGGGTGGACGCGCGCGGGGCGCGGCTCCTGCGGCTGCGCAGCAACGCGGTCTTCAAACTGCAGGGGGACGTGGCGGGCGGGGAGCTGGTGGTGCGGATCGCGACCGCGCCGGACGCGCTGACCCGGCTGCCGGTGGTCGTGGCGGTCGCCCGCTGGCTCGCCGACCGGGGCTTCCCGACGGTGCGGCCCGCCGACGAGATCGCCGACCAGCCGATCGTGCACGACGGCCGGGCGGTCACCTTCTGGCGTTACGTCCCCTCCCGCGGCCGCCCGACGACCCGGCAGCTCGGCCGGGTGCTGCGCAGCCTGCACCGCGAGCCGCTGCCGCCGGTGGGGCTGCGGACGCTCACCGACCCGCTCGCCGAGGTGCGGCACGCGGTGGAGCACCGGGCCGAGGTGCTCACCGCCACCCAGCGGTCGTGGCTGAGCGACCGCATCGAGGAGCTCACCGGGCGCTGGCACGACCTCGACACCGGCTCGCCGGTGCTGCTGCACGGCGACGCCTGGATCGACAACCTGCTGCGCTGCCAGGACGGGCACGTGGTGCTGTGCGACTGGGACGGCGTGGCAGTCGGCCCGCGCCAGTGGGACCTGGTGCACACCTATCACGGGCAGCGCCGCTTCGGCCTGTCGGCGGCCGACGTGGACGAGTTCGCCCGCGCGTACGGCTCGGACCTGCGGCTGTGGCCCGGTTACAGCACGCTGATGGAGGTGCGGGACATGTACGCCGTGGGCATCCATATCCGGAACGCCTCCGGCGACCCGTTCTCCCGGCAGGAGCTGCCCCGGCGGCTCGACTCGCTCACGCGCGGTGACGGGCACGCGCGCTGGTACATGGCGGCACCGGCATAG
- a CDS encoding XRE family transcriptional regulator, whose product MARGEHSPACARRWREQAQARQWTLWQTVQAIHGCCGVSLLKAHRLGRGWSARQAIEELEQLCEQQNLGHPRASIDLLNAWENNRARPRPQTIDLLARLYRANAVRLGLAADYCEDTGGQKIVVVGPGQTGEQTRAEDPAADDAERRAMFHQAMLMGTPSGRFFAEIESLRHDLDRTLAAGTVSEDQLDRLDEQVLRYRREYMTTPPTPMLCRVMLEISDVRRLSAVRQPSSVQRRLLTATTMLTLLAADALMKLGDTRQAHAWYGTARAASDDVGDLRLRALVRAQQTMLLYYYGDLNETVRLAREARTLAGSAPSSPAALAAAAEARALARMGDGKAARTALAEAEQIFARMRGISQDDLAFVFTEKRMKFYRTGTLIELGDAQQVQGIDGFPPGFQTIDPALILLDQASHLARNGDHEEACRIAADALRQVPAEHRTSIVVTRARALLADADPALPAVRRLRRVLAESTPTLAMSGLYPAAEGA is encoded by the coding sequence ATGGCCCGCGGAGAGCACTCACCCGCTTGCGCGCGTCGTTGGCGCGAACAGGCACAGGCACGGCAGTGGACGCTGTGGCAGACCGTCCAGGCGATCCACGGATGCTGCGGCGTCAGCCTGCTGAAGGCGCACCGGCTCGGCCGCGGATGGTCGGCCCGGCAGGCGATCGAGGAGCTGGAGCAGCTCTGCGAGCAGCAGAACCTCGGCCACCCGCGAGCGAGCATCGACCTGCTGAACGCCTGGGAGAACAACCGGGCCCGCCCGCGCCCCCAGACCATCGACCTGCTGGCCCGGCTCTACCGGGCCAACGCCGTACGGCTCGGCCTGGCCGCCGACTACTGCGAGGACACGGGCGGGCAGAAGATCGTCGTGGTGGGGCCGGGCCAGACCGGTGAGCAGACCCGCGCCGAGGACCCGGCCGCCGACGACGCGGAGCGCCGGGCGATGTTCCACCAGGCGATGCTCATGGGCACGCCGAGCGGCCGGTTCTTCGCGGAGATCGAGAGCCTGCGCCACGACCTCGACCGCACGCTGGCCGCGGGCACGGTGAGCGAGGACCAGCTCGACCGGCTCGACGAGCAGGTGCTGCGCTACCGCAGGGAGTACATGACGACCCCGCCGACGCCGATGCTCTGCCGGGTCATGCTGGAGATCTCCGACGTGCGCCGGCTGAGCGCGGTCCGCCAGCCGTCGTCGGTGCAGCGCCGCCTGCTCACCGCGACCACGATGCTCACCCTGCTCGCCGCCGACGCGCTGATGAAGCTGGGCGACACCCGCCAGGCCCACGCCTGGTACGGCACCGCCCGCGCCGCCTCCGACGACGTGGGCGACCTGCGGCTGCGGGCGCTCGTGCGGGCCCAGCAGACGATGCTCCTCTACTACTACGGCGACCTGAACGAGACCGTGCGGCTGGCCCGCGAGGCGCGGACGCTGGCCGGCTCGGCCCCCAGCTCGCCCGCGGCGCTGGCGGCGGCGGCCGAGGCCCGCGCGCTGGCCAGGATGGGCGACGGCAAGGCCGCCAGGACCGCGCTCGCCGAGGCGGAGCAGATCTTCGCCCGCATGCGCGGCATCAGCCAGGACGACCTGGCCTTCGTCTTCACGGAAAAGCGGATGAAGTTCTACCGCACCGGCACCCTGATCGAGCTGGGGGACGCCCAGCAGGTGCAGGGCATCGACGGGTTCCCCCCGGGCTTCCAGACCATCGACCCGGCGCTGATCCTGCTCGACCAGGCGAGCCACCTGGCCAGGAACGGCGATCACGAGGAGGCGTGCAGGATCGCCGCGGACGCGCTGCGCCAGGTGCCCGCCGAGCACCGCACCTCGATCGTCGTCACCCGGGCCAGGGCCCTGCTGGCGGACGCCGACCCCGCGCTGCCCGCCGTACGGCGCCTGCGACGGGTGCTGGCGGAGTCGACGCCCACACTCGCCATGAGCGGGCTGTACCCGGCGGCCGAGGGTGCCTGA
- a CDS encoding DUF427 domain-containing protein, with the protein MEPTKRGRVRVETTAKRVRVYVEGRAVADTTRALLVWEVPYYPTYYFPADDVRMEELKATGETRHSPSRGDAVVHDVAGRAGAALVYGDDAPLDQIRGHVRFDWDAMDNWFEEDEEVFVHPRDPYTRVDILPSSRHVRVEVGGVTVADSHNPRILFETGLPPRYYLPKTDVRLDLLRPSETVTHCPYKGRAVYWSVGEEESGRDLVWSYPTPLPESQKIAGLVAFYDEKVDVYVDGVLQDRPKSKFA; encoded by the coding sequence ATGGAGCCGACGAAACGGGGCCGTGTCCGGGTGGAGACGACGGCCAAGCGCGTGCGCGTCTACGTCGAGGGCAGGGCGGTGGCCGACACCACCAGGGCCCTGCTGGTCTGGGAGGTTCCCTACTACCCGACGTACTACTTCCCGGCGGACGACGTCCGCATGGAGGAGCTGAAGGCCACCGGGGAGACGCGGCACTCGCCGAGCAGGGGCGACGCGGTGGTCCACGACGTGGCCGGCCGGGCGGGCGCCGCCCTCGTGTACGGGGACGACGCGCCGCTCGATCAGATCCGGGGCCACGTCCGCTTCGACTGGGACGCGATGGACAACTGGTTCGAGGAGGACGAGGAGGTCTTCGTCCACCCCCGCGACCCGTACACGCGGGTGGACATCCTGCCCAGCTCGCGCCACGTCCGGGTGGAGGTGGGCGGCGTGACCGTGGCCGACTCGCACAACCCGCGCATCCTGTTCGAGACCGGTCTGCCCCCGCGTTACTACCTGCCGAAGACCGATGTGCGGCTGGACCTGCTGCGCCCGTCCGAGACCGTGACGCACTGCCCGTACAAGGGCCGCGCGGTGTACTGGTCGGTCGGCGAGGAGGAGTCCGGCAGGGACCTCGTCTGGTCGTATCCCACGCCGCTCCCGGAGTCGCAGAAGATCGCCGGGCTCGTCGCCTTCTACGACGAGAAGGTGGACGTGTACGTCGACGGCGTTCTCCAGGACCGCCCGAAGTCGAAGTTCGCCTGA
- the cysS gene encoding cysteine--tRNA ligase, protein MGLRLYDTHRRAVRDFVPRIPGTVSIYLCGPTVVVPPHVGQLRSQVNFDILHRWLKNSGYEVLLCRNVTDIEDKIIHRAISEGVPWWRITDPVHRAFVRTYTALGCLPPSVEPRATGHIPEMIEMVEQLVASGHAYESDGNVYFSVGTYPHYGSLSRQQARHLRATEENEHGKRDPRDFALWKSAKPGEPVWNSPWGEGRPGWHLECSAMARRYLGTEFDIHGGGANLIFPHHENEMAQSRAAGDSFARFWLHNGPVTHRGEKIRKHQRNPLAVPALLDRVRPAELRYYLAAAHYRSPVEFSPDALDEAAAAYRRIERFVLRVASDAAAPLPPQFSEAMDNDLNVPQALAAVHGAVAEGNAALASGDRERAAGKCRSVRAMLNVLGLDPLSDTWHRETHLQEVAGAVLRVVRNLAAASARQGDHERARIMEQHIERALAKRHQIEHAALIR, encoded by the coding sequence GTGGGTCTTCGCCTATACGATACGCATCGCCGCGCCGTCCGCGATTTCGTCCCCCGAATTCCCGGAACTGTGTCGATTTATCTCTGCGGTCCCACCGTCGTCGTTCCGCCGCACGTGGGGCAACTCAGATCGCAGGTGAATTTCGACATCCTGCACCGCTGGCTGAAAAACAGCGGATATGAGGTCCTGCTCTGCCGGAACGTCACCGACATCGAGGACAAGATAATCCACAGGGCCATTTCCGAGGGGGTTCCCTGGTGGCGGATCACCGATCCCGTCCACCGCGCCTTCGTCCGCACCTACACCGCCCTGGGCTGCCTTCCGCCCAGCGTGGAGCCGCGGGCGACGGGGCACATCCCGGAGATGATCGAGATGGTCGAGCAGCTGGTCGCCTCCGGGCACGCGTACGAGTCCGACGGCAACGTCTATTTCTCGGTCGGCACCTACCCGCATTACGGATCCCTTTCCCGGCAGCAGGCGAGGCATCTGCGGGCGACCGAGGAGAACGAGCACGGAAAACGCGATCCACGCGATTTCGCGTTGTGGAAGAGCGCCAAACCCGGCGAGCCGGTGTGGAACTCGCCCTGGGGCGAGGGGCGCCCGGGGTGGCATCTGGAGTGTTCCGCGATGGCCCGCAGATATCTGGGCACGGAATTCGACATCCACGGCGGCGGGGCAAATCTCATATTTCCGCACCATGAAAACGAAATGGCGCAGTCACGGGCCGCAGGGGACTCGTTCGCGCGATTCTGGCTGCACAACGGGCCGGTGACGCACCGGGGCGAGAAGATACGTAAACACCAGCGCAACCCGCTGGCCGTCCCCGCCCTGCTCGACCGGGTGCGGCCGGCCGAACTCCGTTATTACCTGGCGGCGGCCCATTACCGGTCGCCCGTGGAATTCAGCCCCGACGCCCTGGACGAGGCGGCGGCGGCCTACCGGCGGATCGAGAGGTTCGTGCTGCGGGTGGCCTCCGACGCCGCCGCGCCCCTTCCCCCGCAGTTCAGCGAGGCCATGGACAACGACCTGAACGTGCCGCAGGCCCTCGCGGCCGTCCACGGCGCGGTGGCCGAAGGCAACGCCGCGCTGGCGTCCGGAGATCGCGAACGGGCGGCCGGGAAATGCCGATCGGTGCGGGCCATGCTGAATGTGCTCGGCCTCGATCCGCTCAGCGATACCTGGCATCGGGAAACGCATCTGCAGGAAGTGGCGGGGGCCGTACTCCGGGTGGTCCGTAATCTCGCCGCCGCCAGCGCCCGGCAGGGAGATCACGAACGTGCGCGGATCATGGAGCAGCACATCGAGAGGGCGCTCGCTAAACGCCACCAAATCGAGCACGCCGCGCTTATCAGATAG
- a CDS encoding glycosyltransferase family 4 protein yields the protein MRILHVSDCYLPRLGGIEVQVADLVRAQREAGHTVEVVTATPGERLPGVHRVVANLPFDLPVHPRGTAHLLRIMRSGRFDVVHVHTGAVSPFAWMGVQAAVRAGLPVVATVHSMWDPVTRGVYRALQAAFGWRRWGLVLTAVSEAAARPIRAVAGPRVPVQVVSNGLDVTSWRPEPGPSQPGPAQSGPSQSGTSQSGTAQSGTAQSGSAQSGSARLGSVRDGVQDAGDAAVHVVAVGRLAPRKQPLRLLKLLETARDRVPRDIAMRATIVGDGPARGRMERYLRARRMSWVSLPGRYSREQIKDLLAVADVFVAPAPRESFGLAALEARAAGVPVVARAQSGVADFVRPGKEGLLGRTFDDLVASVVRLARDSALRRSIAEHNRETEPVRCSWPAVLEGFAHCYELAGR from the coding sequence GTGAGGATTCTTCACGTCAGCGACTGCTATCTGCCGCGGCTCGGGGGGATCGAGGTGCAGGTCGCCGACCTCGTCAGGGCTCAGCGCGAGGCGGGCCACACGGTCGAGGTGGTGACGGCGACGCCGGGGGAGCGGCTGCCGGGGGTGCACCGGGTGGTCGCGAACCTCCCGTTCGACCTGCCGGTCCATCCGCGCGGCACGGCCCACCTTCTCCGGATCATGAGGAGCGGCCGGTTCGACGTGGTACACGTCCACACGGGGGCCGTCTCGCCGTTCGCGTGGATGGGCGTGCAGGCGGCGGTCCGGGCCGGGCTGCCGGTGGTCGCGACCGTCCACAGCATGTGGGATCCGGTCACCCGCGGCGTCTACCGGGCGCTCCAGGCGGCCTTCGGGTGGCGGCGCTGGGGCCTGGTCCTCACCGCCGTCAGCGAGGCCGCCGCGCGGCCGATCCGCGCCGTGGCCGGGCCCCGCGTGCCCGTGCAGGTGGTGTCGAACGGCCTGGACGTGACCTCATGGCGGCCCGAGCCCGGCCCGTCACAGCCCGGCCCGGCGCAGTCCGGCCCGTCACAGTCGGGCACGTCACAGTCGGGCACGGCACAGTCGGGCACGGCACAGTCCGGCTCGGCACAGTCCGGCTCGGCTCGGCTCGGTTCCGTACGGGACGGTGTGCAGGACGCCGGGGACGCGGCGGTGCACGTGGTGGCGGTCGGCAGGCTGGCGCCGCGCAAGCAGCCGTTGCGCCTGCTCAAGCTGCTGGAGACGGCCCGCGACAGGGTGCCGAGGGACATCGCGATGCGCGCGACGATCGTGGGCGACGGACCGGCCCGCGGGCGCATGGAGCGCTACCTGCGGGCGCGCCGGATGAGCTGGGTGTCGCTGCCGGGCAGGTACAGCCGGGAGCAGATCAAGGACCTGCTGGCCGTGGCCGACGTGTTCGTGGCCCCGGCGCCGCGCGAGTCGTTCGGCCTGGCCGCGCTGGAGGCCCGCGCGGCCGGCGTGCCGGTGGTCGCGCGGGCGCAGAGCGGCGTGGCCGACTTCGTCAGGCCGGGCAAGGAGGGCCTGCTGGGCCGCACGTTCGACGACCTCGTCGCCTCGGTCGTACGGCTGGCCCGCGACTCCGCCCTGCGCCGGTCGATCGCCGAGCACAACAGGGAGACGGAGCCGGTCCGGTGCTCCTGGCCCGCCGTGCTCGAGGGCTTCGCCCACTGCTACGAGCTGGCCGGACGCTGA
- a CDS encoding PIG-L deacetylase family protein, whose translation MRTAVFFHAHPDDEALLTAGTMAMLANEGHRVVLVVATAGERGLADLPHGEELGRTRMDELHRSAAALGCARVVLLGYGDSGLAIDGGVADDRPDNAFIDADVEEAAQRLASVLKEETADLLTIYDPAGGYGHPDHVQVYRVGSRAAEIAGTPIVLEATVDRDLLLKGVRLASRFYPAIDVRSFERAYSPRDAITHRVNVRKYAKAKRAAMAAHATQATGGDGDRTLGAMLKIPGPAYRFVFGTEWYVRRGLPRGTRLRHPFDGGPHIP comes from the coding sequence ATGAGGACGGCGGTGTTCTTCCACGCCCATCCCGACGACGAGGCGCTGCTGACCGCCGGGACCATGGCAATGCTGGCCAACGAGGGGCACCGCGTGGTGCTCGTCGTCGCGACGGCCGGTGAGCGCGGCCTCGCCGACCTCCCGCACGGCGAGGAGCTCGGCAGGACCCGCATGGACGAGCTGCACCGCTCGGCGGCGGCCCTGGGCTGCGCCCGGGTCGTGCTGCTCGGCTACGGCGACTCCGGCCTGGCGATCGACGGCGGCGTGGCCGACGACCGGCCGGACAACGCGTTCATCGACGCCGACGTCGAGGAGGCGGCGCAGCGGCTGGCCTCGGTGCTCAAGGAGGAGACGGCCGACCTGCTCACGATCTACGACCCGGCCGGCGGCTACGGCCACCCCGACCACGTGCAGGTCTACCGGGTCGGCAGCCGGGCCGCCGAGATCGCCGGGACGCCCATCGTGCTGGAGGCGACGGTCGACCGCGACCTCCTGCTCAAGGGTGTGCGGCTGGCCTCCCGGTTCTACCCGGCGATCGACGTGCGGAGCTTCGAACGGGCCTACTCGCCCCGCGACGCGATCACCCACCGCGTCAACGTGCGCAAGTACGCCAAGGCCAAGCGGGCGGCGATGGCGGCCCACGCCACCCAGGCCACCGGCGGCGACGGCGACCGCACGCTGGGCGCGATGCTGAAGATCCCCGGGCCCGCCTACCGGTTCGTCTTCGGCACCGAGTGGTACGTGCGCCGCGGCCTGCCCCGCGGCACCCGCCTGCGGCACCCCTTCGACGGCGGCCCGCACATCCCTTAA
- a CDS encoding lysylphosphatidylglycerol synthase domain-containing protein, protein MNRKWLQIALSVVSLGLATALVIYLPQIVHTLTGATVSWTEIGHEFGGLGWQTIALMTILWLASLYAYTFVMTSALPGLTHMQALTLNAAGSAVSNLLPFGGAAGVALTFGMTRGWGFANRPIVVYTLVTGIWNSLFRFILPAVGIVCLLMAGKATNPTVAKAGWVGAVSILVLVAVVATALYWDRAAAVLGRVLDGIVRLAPRRFRPAEHAASAAIERLRRDTAEIIHSRWAGLSLGMVAFLALQCLIMAACLVATGSYPGPAETVAVFALSRVLTTALVTPSGAGIMEGGVATLLIGAFGQPAGGATAAAVLFGFWTYTIEIPWGGLALGGWSLLRRREARAASAEAEPAVSPDPTRVR, encoded by the coding sequence GTGAACAGGAAGTGGCTGCAGATCGCGCTGTCCGTGGTGTCGCTCGGGCTGGCCACAGCACTGGTGATCTATCTCCCGCAGATCGTGCACACCCTGACCGGCGCCACCGTGAGCTGGACGGAGATCGGCCACGAGTTCGGCGGCCTCGGCTGGCAGACGATCGCGCTGATGACGATCCTGTGGCTGGCGAGCCTGTACGCGTACACGTTCGTGATGACCTCCGCGCTGCCCGGGCTCACGCACATGCAGGCGCTCACGCTCAATGCGGCGGGCAGCGCGGTCAGCAACCTGCTGCCGTTCGGCGGCGCGGCGGGCGTGGCCCTGACGTTCGGCATGACCCGCGGCTGGGGCTTCGCCAACCGGCCGATCGTCGTCTACACGCTGGTCACCGGCATCTGGAACTCGCTGTTCCGGTTCATCCTGCCCGCCGTGGGGATCGTGTGCCTGCTCATGGCGGGCAAGGCCACCAATCCCACGGTCGCCAAGGCGGGCTGGGTCGGGGCCGTCTCGATCCTCGTGCTCGTCGCCGTCGTCGCCACGGCGCTCTACTGGGACCGCGCCGCCGCCGTCCTCGGCCGCGTCCTCGACGGGATCGTACGGCTCGCGCCCCGGCGGTTCCGCCCGGCGGAGCACGCGGCGTCGGCGGCCATCGAACGGCTGCGCAGGGACACGGCCGAGATCATCCACAGCCGGTGGGCGGGCCTGTCGCTCGGGATGGTCGCCTTCCTCGCGTTGCAGTGCCTGATCATGGCCGCCTGCCTGGTCGCCACGGGCTCCTACCCGGGGCCGGCCGAGACCGTCGCCGTCTTCGCGCTCAGCCGCGTCCTCACCACCGCCCTCGTCACGCCGAGCGGAGCGGGGATCATGGAGGGGGGCGTCGCGACGCTGCTGATCGGGGCGTTCGGCCAGCCCGCGGGCGGGGCCACCGCGGCCGCCGTGCTGTTCGGATTCTGGACCTACACCATCGAGATCCCCTGGGGCGGGCTGGCGCTCGGCGGCTGGTCCCTGCTGCGCAGGCGTGAGGCCCGCGCCGCCTCCGCCGAGGCGGAACCGGCCGTCTCCCCGGACCCCACCCGGGTCCGCTGA